Genomic window (Drosophila ananassae strain 14024-0371.13 chromosome 3L, ASM1763931v2, whole genome shotgun sequence):
AGATACAATGGAGATTCATATAATATAATCTTTCCTAAAATCCCTCTTCAATACCCCTTAATCACCGATacattattttaaacaaataacatgatttatgtagaaaaaaaagttcatggggaaaatgggaaatttcccaaaacaattaaagaAATTCAAGCAAACGGAAACTAAAGTTCACtggacaaacaaacaaagcaTTTTTCTCTAATTATACGTCTATTATACCCCTAGCCCTTGGCTCTGGGCTTCGTTGGAGGCCTTCCTCTCCTTTATtgatataattttaatagtttgtcgaatattacgcatacgccccgtggCCCAGCAGCAGTCACCTTTCCCTGCCAGGTTTCCCAGGCAATTTGTTTGGCTTTTCCTGCCAGCAGCTTCGACCAGGGCACTTGGCACAATTCATCAAGTGATTTATTTAACACGCGCCCAAGTTTCGGGACGGAAGTCGAAGTTGCCCATGGCACGGGATCATTAAGAATCCAACGGATCGGATCCCCAGCTGTGACCCAGTGCACTAGTTACTCTAGCTCTGGCCACGTCTCTAGTTCCTAGCCTCATCTCCATGCCTGGGCCGACCATTGATTTATTGTGCTAGAgctgctcctccagctccaCCAGCTCCTCTagctcctccaactcctcCATCGCATCCAGCTCATCCAGAGCAATTTCACATGGGTATAGCCCAGCTGTGGCCGATAATTATGGGTTTTCGACTAGAGAGGTTTCTCTGGGCCAgaaaaaagcagaaaaataGCAAAGGGCCCCGTGGGACAGTTGCTGATTTAAATTCGTGTTAGAGAGACACAATAATTACGgcaattggccaaaaagcagtaaacaaaaaagccaaacttaaccgaaaaccgaaaaccaaacgaaatGAAACTGCACGACGAtcgactgactgactggctgactgactgggtgagtgagtgagtgaatgaatgaatgactTTTCGGTCTCTTGGGAATATTCAGAGAGTGGCTTGGAACCATTAAAATTCTTTGCGATGCGCCCTAGAGGCacctcaaataaaaaaggcAAGAAAACCGAGAGACagactttgattttttaagtTCCAACCCAAGTAGTTGACCCAGAAAATGATTCTATTGCATATCGGCGACTGTCAGTCATGTGAttcgttattattattattattatatataggTATTGCCATTAAGCATTTATGATTTTCTGATTTATTTCTGCTGCTTTTGTGGCGCCAAAGTCAAAAAGACAATCAGCAGCTGCTGCCCACATAGTTACCAATAAAAAATcacattatatatataaataagtatacatatattgtatatatatataaaaaaaaaaaccatacaATCCGGCAATCTCAATGCAATCGAGACTTGAAGCCAAGTCAGTCAAGTGGCTTAAAGGCTTGGTCTTGTAACGTTTCGTTTTCGGTTtcgttttagttttattttgaacgttagttttttatattttttatattttgtatttctcTGGCCTCTATTTCTCCACATGTCTCAGCTTTATGCTTGAGTATTTACAATTCGATGTggtttacgagaaaaaaaattaagtataCGACACGAGGGATGGCAAACCAATTGAGGGTAAAGATATGGGGCTTGGCTCTAGGGGAGTTTCTAAGAGATAGCGATCTCTACACATATGACGGATTAATGCGGAAAACTTTAATAGCCATTATCTGGCATGGCTacaacttttaaataaacaaattttcaactgAAAGCAAACAGCTATTACCTGTTAACTCTAACAACTATTCGAGTGCATTTCAATCACTTGGGTGATCGTGTTTTCTGTTTGTTCACTTGGATATTACCAAATTTTCACTCAATTCAGTGAACTTGATCACCATATCGCAGCATGAATCACGGCTTGAAGGCTTCAAAGCCCTCCGTTCATGTGGCTTCCACCTCCAATCGAGCAACAGTCGAGCTCCGAAATCCCAGAAAGCTCGCCTTGTGCACAACATTACTTAATCCGGCTTATTATGGACGCTCTGCTTGGCTTTGTCTGTTGCCagatttttgttgtttttggccgTATCCGTCTGCTACAACCGCTCCCTGCCACTGCCTCCCCTCTGCCCCTATGGTTGTGTGGATAATACATATACTTCGAATATATTTGTTTCTTGGCAATTGCATCGAGTGCACTGCAATAATTTTCTCTTAATTATCTAATGAACGGGCCAACGGAATTGTTTCggatttgtatatttttttttggggataaTTACGGCTGCAGATCATTTGCAAATGTGAGCCGCAGCGGTCGCATAACTAATGATTATTAACCATTTTCGAGCTGATGTTTTTCGGAACTTATGCAACAACTGACTGATTTCTCTCCGTTTGATTTTTGCAGGATGATATGATGCCGATGCCCCACCACAAGGCCCCGGATCAGTGCGGCCTAACCCAGGCCGGACTCGAGGAGTACAATAACAGATCGTCATCCTACTACGAGCAGACGGCCTTCCACCACCAGAAGCAGGCCTCCTATGCCCAGTCCGAGGGCTACCACAGCTATGTGTCCAGCTCGGACTCGGCCACGCCATTTCTGGATAAGTAAGTTGTAAACTGGGAAAGTCGCGGAGGAAATTGTTGCGATGCAGTGAGAAAAACACACACTGTACAACTGGTTCTTGTTACTCTATCTTCTGGGAATTAAAATACATCTGGAGTGATGGAGTTTAAACATTCcaatttctctctgtgtaacTGCATTGCAAACACGTTTTTCCTCGCACATACTCGCATCAAATGCCGAGCGACaattatgaattttatttgTACACTAAAAAACGCCATAAAAAATTCTTGGTAACGCAAAAAGCATTTGAGCCAAGCACATGGGCCAAGATATGGAGAAATAAAACCGAAAACGAGCAGCTTAAGCTTGGCTCTCAAGGTCTTTTGGCTCCGTCTCCGCTTCAGATCCAACTCTGTTTCTATTTTCTGTCCGATTGTGTCTGTCTGGCTGTCGGTGAACTTGCCCCAAGTGGTGAAGAGAGTCCACCACcatgtatctatgtatctttACGGCCAGCCAACTATCTGAAGGCTGAGCAAGAAATTCAAGTAATTGCGGCCATgcgaaaatagaaaaaataaaaatagtaagaAAAACCAGAAACCAGAAATCACAAATTTCTGTAGCACGCAATGAATTGCCAAAAAGCTCCAGCCAGTTGGCTCCAGTACTTTAACCAAAACTTGATGTTCTATTTGCAGATTACGTCAGGAGAGCGATCTGCTGTCGCGGCAGTCGCATCATTGGTCGGAGAACGATCTCTCCTCCGTTTGCAGCACCTCCGTGGCGCCGTCGCCCATTCCGATCTTGGCCACCCGCCAGTCGCATTCCCATTCCCACTctcattcccattcccatgccaactcctccgcctccgcctcttCCAGtcccaacaacaacaccatcaACGGATCtgggaacaacaacaacagctcgGAAAGCACTTCCTCCACGGAAACTCTGAAATGGCTGGGCTCCATGAGCGATATATCCGAAGCGAGTCATGTCACAGGCTATAGCGCCATTGCCGAATCGGGTAAGTCTTTGAAATATAACTGCTTTGGTAAAAGATTACTAAAAGATTGCATTAAAAGATGAAAATTGTggaagatatggccatcgcagggggtcatatatggaaatccaggattttacaaggggtccatcaggaaaaatatgaaaaatatcgatcgaaaattttgttctagGATtgtgatgcagattgatggggaatcgatatacaaatcgattaaggtattcctttcaaggatcggatgaaaattgtggAAGATATGGACAGCGCAGGGGGTCATATATAGACAACTAGCATTTTTGGTGACCCCCCcacaaaaactttaaaaatgtGGATCGAAAAGTTTATTCCTGGGTTtttaattagatttttagaaaattaatCAACGATTAGTTAAGGTGTTCAAATGTATAATGGGTTACAATTTGCAGAGATTTAGACTTCATGTAAGCTTAGGTTATTCAAGTAATTGTGTTCAGCATAGCTGAGTATTATTTTACAAGAAAATGTAATCATGGCTTAGAGCGAGTCAGGTCACAGCAGTTTTTCGGGGTGAATGGGTGGCCAGCTGTAATAAGAGAAGGCTGCCAAAAAATTTGTGTGGCGACTGGCAGGCAGCCAGGCAGGCAACCCACTCACCCACGACCTTGGCTTGCCGTTGGCCCACTTTTACCGCTGGCTACCGACTGCTCCTTTTTAGAATGCTCCCAACGAGTTGGAGGACACGCCCTAACCCAGCCATTCTCCGTCTTGCAGTTTCCTCATCGCAGCTGATTGTGCACAGCTCCCGGGTGCTGACCCCCAAGCGACACCACAGCGAGAGTGTGCTATACCTGCACGACAGCGACCCGGCAGCCCAGAGCGGCTCCCCCCCAGAAGGCAGTTCCTCCAAAGTCGTCTCCTCGGTGACCAAAGCAATATCTGAGGAGGGGAGTGGCAGTGTGGCGCAACCACTGCGGGTGCAGCATCGCCACAGTCCCAGCTATCCGCCCGTGCACACCTCAATGGCTCTCCACCActtccagcagcagcagcagcaggatcaCCAGAGCCACCACTACCAGTCCAAGCTGAGCACAAAAAGTTCCTTGCAAGAGTTGGAGTCCCCAACGGAGATGCCTCGCTCCCACCTCGGACAATCCCACTCCATGGGCGatctccagcagcagcagcagccgcatcACCAGCTGGGCAGGCAGCACAAGTCGAGCATCTCGGTGACCATTTCCAGCAGCGAGGCGGTGGTCAGCATAGCTCCTCAGCCCCCGGCCGGTAAGCCAAGCAAACTGCAGACTGACGCCCTCAGCTGCAGTGCACCCAGTGTGGGGGAGCAGAGTCCTCCGACGCCGAGTGATTCCTATCGCAGCAACCACCGTCTCTTCCCGGTGAGCACCTACACGGAGCCGGTGCACAGCAACACCTCGCAGTACGTGCAACACCCCAAGCCGCAGTTCAGCTCGGGCCTGCATAAGTCCAACAAGTAGGTTTATGCGATCCTTTAATGAATCtactataattttattattcttttcAACAGACTACCTGTGATAACGCCAGCGGGAGCCACTGTCCAGCCCACCTGGCATTCGGTGGCCGAGCGGATCAACGACTTCGAGCGCAATCAGATGGGGGAGCCGCCCAAGTTCACCTACCTGGAGCCGAGTAAGACGCGTGCCCTCCCAAACCCGGCTCTGAAGGCGCTCCAGAAGAACGCCGTGCAATCCTACGTGgaacggcagcagcagcagcaacatcagcggCAGGAGGAGCAACAGTTGCTGCGTCCGCACTCGCAATCCTATCAGTCCTTGCAAGGCGAGCGGAAGTCTCTgccaaacaatctgagtcctAATATGGTGGGTCTTCCCCCTTCTTCATCCACGAGGGACTGTAGCTCTCCGACGCCACCGCCTCCTCCGCCCAGATCCCGCAGCCTGCTGCCCAACATCCTGCGGCGATCCAGTTCGGCCTCGGACTATGCAGAGTTCAGAGATATGTATCAGTCAGGGCAGGGGCAGGCGCAAGGTCAGAGGCCGCCCAGCATTCGCAACATAAGTAGTGCCGAGAAGATGTCCTTCAACGACTGTGCCCTtcccccaccaccacctccaccacGAGGCCGTGTGGCCCTGCCCACGCGGAGGACTTCTTCGGCCACGGAGTACGCCCCTATGCGGgacatgttgctgctgcagcagACCGCCGCTCTGGCCCACCAGCAGCATCATCCGCAACAGCATCGCAGCAACAGCCATATGCCGCCCGAGCGTCCGCCCAAGCATCCTCACTTGCGGGTCCCGTCACCGgagctgccgccgccgccacagAGCGGGGAACTGGACACCAGCTATACCTTCGACGAGCCACTGcctccgccaccgccgccggaAGTGCTGCAGCAACGTCCGCCGCCCTCGCCCAATCGGCGGAATAGCTTCGCCGGAGCCGGCTCCACACGTCGCACCGCCTACGCAGCCCCACCATCCAATATAGTTCCCGTGGCAGCCAAGGTGCCACCTCTGGTGCCCAAGAAGCCCACCAGCTTGCAGGTGGGTTTTGCCAGCTACCGTCTATGAATTGCATTTTGATTGCTGATTTTATTTCCATGTGTTTGCAGCATAAGCACCTCGCCAACGGAGTGGCAGGCACTGGGGGCAGCCACCAGCCCACCAACAATCGCAAGCGACCACATCATACGCCATCGACGCAGCCCATCCTCGAAAACGTGGCCAGCAACTCGAATGTggcgccaccgccaccgccccTGCTGCCTCGAGCCAGAAACAACGCCCATGACCACGTCATTGCCAGTAATTTGGAAAGCAATCAGCAGAAAAGGTGAGTCTTTACTTTGTAATAACACATAGTCTATAATACATATTATAAGGATATATTTGGTAAACCTTCTCTTGGGTAATATAGTCAAGGTGGCTTtggtttttagattttaatctTGTTTTTAATAAGAAGACCACGAAGGCCATTAAACGCGTTCAGGCCTTAATGTATTCAGTTAGCTTCGGCCGCATCGTCAGCATGGCTTAAATCGCCCACTTTCGGCCACTCCCAGCCATAAACTTATTGTTCTTGACCTTATCGAATCCAATTAACTCTGAATGGAGTGCGTGGCACGGTAGCTGGCTTTGCGATCTTGGCTAATGAGCCGCTTCCTTGCCACGGCCTGGCCGTCAATCAGCTGTCGCCTAATGCTTAATTGGATTATGAAATACTCGAATGCCCGACTTTCGCTTTCGACCCACTAAACCCGGTCGACTCCAGTCTCAGTCCCAGTTTCGGTTCCAGTCCAGTCGGCAGTTGCCAATCTCTAAACGCCACCTGAGCAGGcagcacaacaacaaaaataaacaaaaaacaaaaaatgtgtcAACCAAACAACGATTTATGTTTGACTCCTTGGCGTGTGGGCAGCACCACTCCCCCACCAGCACCAGTATCGGCACCAGCTCCACTAGCACCACTCTCTGTCCCCAGCATTCCCTAATGAAACCAATCACCACCCACCCCAACCCACCGTGTGGCTCAGTTCTTTGTTCTGATTGTGCCGGTAAAAGCCAATCAAATTGAAAATCGAAAAGGTCCATTCTTGGCCGGGGCTTTGAGGCTGACATTGATAGATGAACGCCGGGGCGGTTCATTAGCGCACTGAGCGCATACTTTTTGCAGTCACTATATGGCATCGCACCCAATTTTCGGGCATTAGATAACTCACAGCTACACACTGAGTTCAGGCTCTTTCGGCACAGTGGTTGCGGGTCTTTGAAATCGAAAgcaatttataatattttgggTTTATATGAGATGATGTCGTGAGAGCATATGGAATAAAATATATCtctattttattatttgaaaaaCCACAATGTAGAGGTTATTCCACTGTGGCCTGTCCATGTTCAATAATTTCTATGGCCTGTcatgttttagttttttgtttgttgctttgttttggtttgttttgtttggtgGCTCGGTTGACACCGAGGGAGACCTTTGCGGCACGATttgttgcagcagcagcatccagCACGAGACAAATATTGACACAATTTGTGGCAAAGTTTTCAACTCCCGAAGCATAGGCTTCGGCtgtggctttggctttggggAGTTTGCTGTTTGCGATTTAGCTGGCAACTTGTAAATGGGCTTGTCAGAGAGCTTCGTTGTGTTTTTATTCCTCATTTGATCGAGGGTTCAAATGCCGTTCACCGAACGTGCCTAATTTGCATTTTGAAAGTTTGGCGTGCGGAAAATAGAGCAAAGGGCAGTCATTGCGGTGCATTTCTCGAGCTGCATCAGTCGGGACGATCACCTGCAGACACTCTTGCCACGGCTGACTTCAATTAGAGCAGCTACAAACTAAgcaaaagaaggaaaaaatcttttaaacaaaaaacccTGAAAGGTGTGCCATGTGTTCTCTTGACAGCCTCTAATTATCGCCTCGCACAGCCGTCGGCCAAAAAGTCGCAGCAAAGTGCAGGCTTTTGCCGAATTAATTCGCTCTTTGGCAATTTGGCAATACTAGAGTGTTGCTGGGCTGtattattttcaaattaacTGACACTATTCAGCATTGAGCTGTGTGCTGTATGCTGTGAGGTGATCCGACCACAGACCACGCGTCGTATGCGCGCTATAAATCACTCATTCGCCATGTTGCCAAAGTCGCAAAAGGAACACGAGAAAAAACATAATGGAAAACGCCATGCTAGACAATTCAATTTATCCGGCTGCAAGTCGCGACTCTTTCGATGCAGTTGCCATGATTAGGCGACGACGTCGCCAGCATTTCAAGCCAGATTGTCAGCCAGCCAGCAAGCCCGTGACCCAGGCTAACAGCCAGCCCCAGCTAGCCACATTTAACAAAGTGTTTGCCATAATTCCTGCTCCCTATCGCCAGCTAAATATCGACAGCACAGCACAATATACAACCAATGATCGATTGAACTTTGCTCGATGACGATGCAACAGCAGCGACAGATTGGCGATGAGAGAACCTCGGCCGCCGAGTCAGGCCGCCGCCATTTGCAACAAAAGGTGATTGAATTTAATGGATTTGTGGGATTGGTACCGACAGATGCAGGGTACTGCTCATAATAAAGCTTATTAAGATCGGAAAATGGGATCTCGATAGCAGAGAACAGGAATATATATTGTAAAACCTTTTATGGTTCGTACAAGGTTCCTTTTGTTCGAAACTAACCAAAAGAGTTGCCTACTTTTGGCGTCCGAAAATGGCGGAGGAAGTGATCTCAACCGCTCAGCTCAGAAGTATGCTATAGGTTTTGACTGCATAAGTAAGAGCATCAAAAGCAGTCTCTCTTTCGTTAAGAGAGAAAACCTAAATCAGTCTGGTAATAAAATCTGGATGATAACCATCTTGgcaaaatttcaataaatggCTTAATTAATTGGCCCATAAATAACATCTAGCCATAAATGCGTATCAAACAGCTAGAACTTTAATGCAGAACTTTAGCTTTATTCGATGGAGAAAATTCCTGGCCAGTGACTCTGTTTTGCCAACAAACAGTTGGTAAGCCGCACTAGCGCTCTCTTAGCTGCGCACTATTCTCTTAACCGAACCGGCTCTGGGCTGGAGTGTGTGTTTTGGGCCGCTTTTCTCGGGTGGGTTTCTCGGTTTGCACTGCGCGTCCGGAGTATCTGTAAAATGTGAAATGTATCTCAAACGAGAAAAAACCGCTGACGCGATCGGACGTTCGCGCAGCTCCTTGTCAGAAAAGTAACGAAACGCGTGTGAAAATAAATCAGTTGCATACCAAACTTTTcggcaattaaaaatgcaaaacaatCGTGACACTTTGCCGAGGCCAGTGTTGTATCAATTTCGTTTTGCGGCAACAGCCACTTCCTGCTACCCAAAATAATCCAAAAAACAAAGTAAAGAAAAGGCTTACCTACAAGGAAGTTCGGTGGCGCGCGGGTTCAAATGTTAGGCCAACAAACTGCATAGCATTTCCAcagaaaaaaagtttaaaattttaaataaaaaaaataccaaaaaaaactggcaaacaaacaaaaggaaGCGAAAGATATCACGCAAGTCTCTTCGGTTTGTCAATTCGGTGTCCgtgctgtatctgtatctgcatctggtTGTATCTTGGAGTGCGCGGCGGCTCTTCCCAGCCAAATTGGATTTCACAATACTGGATACCGTCTACCACATGAAAATGGTGTTCGGCGGCAAGTTTCGAATCAGAAGGTAAACACAATAAGCACACAATTTCGCACACTCAATTTCGGGCCAAGTCGACTGGTCAGTTATTATGATCTCAGCTGATAAGGCCCGAACTATTAACGTCTGTCATTAGTCAGCGGTAGCAGGAAGTTCTACGAGCTATTGTTGGGAACACTTCGAGAAATAGAGAGCCTTTCCCTGGAAATCCATAGATTAGATTacacttaaaaatttattattcaaaTAATAAGTCAAGTATAGCTATTGTCTGATAGGCTAGAGTCTAATAGGCTTGCCGGGCTTGAAAATGAAAACTTGACTTCTAATTAGAACGTCACTCAACGGAGaacttttcagttttttgttcCCAAGATAAACCGAGTCGTTTGTTAACTGCATTCTACGGCAGTCTGGCCGGAGACTAGACCGTCGCATAGTTGTTGCCTCTTGTTGTACTAGTTTGTGGCGACGCTGTCGGCTAACTTCAGTGGAACCATATTTAGCAAGCTCAATGCCTAACGTCTCCGCTAATGACAACAGTTGCTACAGTGGCTGTCTGCacggaaaataaaatataatttatataaaaaacaaaattatttgctGAGTGTTTGGTGCCCCAATTTCTGTCACTGTACGCTCCAGCCTCTGTCTTCGGCTCTAATAACTCTTGGCCCGAACTGATAAATTTTCACAGCTGTTGTCTCCCCACTCCTCTGTCTTCAGGTGGCTctctctcttctcttctttccCTATTATCGCCATTCCCTTTGACAGCCACGTAGGCGGCAGGTGCAAAACTGCGGCACGTTTCCTTCTCCACGCTCCTCTCCTCTGATCGCCACTTACCTGCCGTGGCAAATTGTCGGCGGAcagatacaaatgtatctCAGTATCTGCATCTGTGTGCCGCTAAGGCTGATGCTGAGGCTGAGAGACACGCGTCAGTGTGGCAAATCATTTGCCATAAGTCATAACCAGGTCTATTGACATTCGAGCCATATGGAGTGGTCGAGCCGGCTATCAGTGCAAAGATCTTATCGATTTTTCGCAGAACAATGAGGACCTTTGTTTGCTTTTGGCCAAAGCGGGGGAAAACCGGTTTCGTTTTGGCCAAGGAACAGCTGGTGGTTGATTGGCTGGCTAGTTGGTTTTATTGGATCATTGGTCACCCCTAAGAACGGTCTCGGGGGGCAACTGTTACTCGTCGTTTGAGGCCAACAACCCCAAGGGAAAGGCCTGAAAACAAGGACATCCGTACACTAACTTGAAGGGTTGACTTGGCAAAGGGGAATTCCATCCAACTAATATACCCCATAGCTTATAAAGGGTATATAATATTagcataaaatataaaatcaacAAACTTGGCTGGGTTGGTTCTCGTTTTTTATTGGGGCTTCGCACGAGAATTTCGAAATAAACGACCGGGAATGGAATTTGCTGTCCGCGGCTGAAAATTAGTGTCTAGCTCAGCACTGGGAACGGCGAATTTCTTTGGCAGCATAAACAATCTACTGAAATaatcaataaacatttttacaaTATCAAAGCAACCGATCAAAGAATGATATAGTGGGGGTCGGTCTTGTTCCCCCAGTAGATCCGTGAAATTGCTTCGACCTTCGGGCCAACTTAGATTTCTGGTGTGTGCCATTTGCAGGGCTAAAtgtttattgttattgtgaCGGCCTATTCAACTAAACAAACATCAAACAATAAATGTTTATTGTGCCCTGGCTGCGGCGGTGCTGTTCGTTTTCATTGCCAATCGATTCGATTTGGAAAACTTGTAATACCAATCAAATCTGTTCTCTGCTCTGCCCCGAATTGGTGCCTTGATTTGTTTGTGGTCTCAATCACTTTGATCTCTGATCTGTGATTTCTTCAATGCTAATTATAGGCGGAGACAATAAATTCAAGAGTTTTCAATTAGCAGCGTCTTGATTGTTCTAAACACAGGCTTGATTTTCTACCATTTCATATTCGGGTCGAGGCACAATTTTTGTTCGGTTTTTCGGGGGAATGTTTCGCATTTCGCGACTATTTTTATGGCTTAGCGATCGAGAACACTTGagcaaatatatgtatatatacgaCGTATATAAATTAACGTGCTTTCTCAATTgcaaaacaaaacgaaaagcaacaaaaaacgcACAAGAAGCTCAAATGAAGTACACGCGGCCGTATTTCAGtcttaataaaaatgtataaaaatgcCATTTTTTAATCAACGCTGACAAATTGACAATTTGAATAACAAACAGAAGCAAAAAGGCTGAAAACTCAAAACTGAAACGAAAATAACTCAAAGAAAGAAGAAAGAGAGACCGTACGGAAGCTTGATTAACAAAGCTGTTACGGAAGCCTCTTAAAATCTCCGCGGAGACTAATCCGAGAAGTTCAACAATCTAATCCCAGTCCGTCCGAAACTATCAATCAACGTACCGTGCTGGGCCCTGTTCTCTATTTATGATAATTAGATGGTCTcataaaaccaaaacaaatcgGTTAATGTAATGGCCCGCTCACTAATGACTCTTGGCCCGAACCGTAATCAATTGGCCGGGTTCTGGGATTACGTATACGACGTGTACTGCATTCTAATGGCTGGGCTTTTGGGTCGCCCACGATATGCAAATGGAGTGCCACAATCGACACGTGAAAAGCTCTTCATTATCGCCCGGTTCTTTGAGAGCAGTTTCGACCGACAACCACCTATCTTGCAGTTCCCTACAGGTGGGCCGGGCTGGAAAGTCCCGGGAACTACGGACCACAAAGAGCCGCTTCACAAATTGCTGGGGGAAAAAAGCGTAAAACAAAAGCTACCTACGTTGTGAACCCGATTGCAATTGTAATTTACtgtatatcttttttttttgttttttgttctatATATACATAGTTACTTTCCCGAGTTATCTGAAAGTGAACGGGCCCCGCGATCGTTACTCATCGGCAGAGAACAGAATATACAAAAAACTGAGTCCAAGTCTGGCTCAGCGAACcatcaaaaacaactaaaataTCTGCATGAAAGCCCGGGGTATACAGAGCACATTTAACCAGATACCTATACAGACCTAAACACACAGATACTTTATGTACAGATA
Coding sequences:
- the LOC6496333 gene encoding protein Shroom isoform X1; this translates as MKMRNHKENSDLNGGDGSSTGNLAKMEPPENNNKISVVSKLLLKDSNGNGNGNASRNNNINSNSNSNASFSSASVAGSVQDDMMPMPHHKAPDQCGLTQAGLEEYNNRSSSYYEQTAFHHQKQASYAQSEGYHSYVSSSDSATPFLDKLRQESDLLSRQSHHWSENDLSSVCSTSVAPSPIPILATRQSHSHSHSHSHSHANSSASASSSPNNNTINGSGNNNNSSESTSSTETLKWLGSMSDISEASHVTGYSAIAESVSSSQLIVHSSRVLTPKRHHSESVLYLHDSDPAAQSGSPPEGSSSKVVSSVTKAISEEGSGSVAQPLRVQHRHSPSYPPVHTSMALHHFQQQQQQDHQSHHYQSKLSTKSSLQELESPTEMPRSHLGQSHSMGDLQQQQQPHHQLGRQHKSSISVTISSSEAVVSIAPQPPAGKPSKLQTDALSCSAPSVGEQSPPTPSDSYRSNHRLFPVSTYTEPVHSNTSQYVQHPKPQFSSGLHKSNKLPVITPAGATVQPTWHSVAERINDFERNQMGEPPKFTYLEPSKTRALPNPALKALQKNAVQSYVERQQQQQHQRQEEQQLLRPHSQSYQSLQGERKSLPNNLSPNMVGLPPSSSTRDCSSPTPPPPPPRSRSLLPNILRRSSSASDYAEFRDMYQSGQGQAQGQRPPSIRNISSAEKMSFNDCALPPPPPPPRGRVALPTRRTSSATEYAPMRDMLLLQQTAALAHQQHHPQQHRSNSHMPPERPPKHPHLRVPSPELPPPPQSGELDTSYTFDEPLPPPPPPEVLQQRPPPSPNRRNSFAGAGSTRRTAYAAPPSNIVPVAAKVPPLVPKKPTSLQHKHLANGVAGTGGSHQPTNNRKRPHHTPSTQPILENVASNSNVAPPPPPLLPRARNNAHDHVIASNLESNQQKRSNSKASYLPRQSLEKLNNTDPDHGIYKLTLTSNEDLVAHTKPSYGVTGKLPSNLPDVLPLGVKLQQQPKVQPGSPNGDANVTLRYGSNNNLSGNSPTSATPPYYGGGQRYSTPVLGQGYGMPGAKSVQNPQQYTRSQSYDVKQTNMVNTPPMSQSHVDLKQVAHELETTLEEVLLPLPATPTPTASPTPPRLSPASSHSDCSLSNSSLECTINPHIFRAEVISTTLTGAPPAPPSKPPMNRQESLRENIEKITQLQSQLMSTHITSPPLLGGGGGVGAGAYRITSPTAEAPLPPTSPPMPPTFEEESPESPEPEIESLQLMQRSELVLIVNPKPSTMDMACQTDELEDRDTDLEAAREEQQTRTTLQPRQRQPIELDYEHMSRELVKLLAAGDKLVDILTPKSCKPISQYVSNLYNPDVPLRLAKRDVGTSTLMRMKSITTTSEIKVVSVELQLGENGGEGANIIKQKLDELIQQLNQKIGSLKREQATIGEESSANDRLGQDLFAKLAERVRPSEASKFRTYVDDVGHITSLLLSLSERLAQTESNLEGRQQEKGALEAKRDRLYEQLEEAQRLKSDIDRRGSSIAGLLGKHLSADLCADYDYFINMKAKLIADARDLAERIKSSEEQLGALSDALVQSDC